A single window of Granulibacter bethesdensis DNA harbors:
- the ftsZ gene encoding cell division protein FtsZ, which produces MTLNLTIPQQMHTDFTPRITVIGVGGGGTNAVDNMIALNLAGVDFVVANTDAQQLMHSRADRRVQLGPHITQGLGAGAKPEIGRAAAEEAADELYRHLDGAHMVFITAGMGGGTGTGAAPVIARMARERNILTVGVVTKPFSFEGSRRAKSAEAGIEELQQYVDTLIVIPNQNLFRLANERTSWKEAFKMADNVLYMGVRGVTDLMVAPGLVNLDFADIRTVMAEMGKAMMGTGEAEGENRAIRAAELAISNPLLEDTSMSGARGLLINITGGEDMTLFEVDQAANRIREEVDEEANIIFGSAIDESLNGKVRVSVVATGIDSPANHMSSLSSERPRLVAVGGGAAMPVDAVSPGPSLSAQSAEQAEAAAFAAYQPGHYAPAETAPFPAQGVTPTQQYQAPHAPSPTAPARAPFVQSPPPSAGHGHGYAGTDTEAPRAPLPASAPRGLFTQEPAYTPQPAHQAAPARSSIFNVVTGAIRRSMGGGSAPAHEAPVTSQPPRTEPVLHDAQHAADNHASPDQQARPSVRPAATEEIGLDIPAFLRRQSS; this is translated from the coding sequence ATGACTCTGAACCTGACCATCCCGCAGCAGATGCACACAGATTTCACCCCGCGCATTACCGTGATCGGTGTAGGCGGCGGTGGCACGAACGCGGTTGACAACATGATCGCGCTCAATCTGGCCGGTGTCGATTTCGTCGTTGCGAATACCGATGCGCAACAGTTGATGCACAGCCGCGCCGATCGCCGCGTGCAGCTTGGCCCGCACATCACACAGGGTCTGGGCGCGGGAGCCAAGCCGGAAATCGGCCGCGCCGCCGCCGAGGAAGCCGCCGATGAGCTGTACCGGCATCTGGACGGTGCCCATATGGTGTTCATCACCGCCGGCATGGGCGGTGGCACCGGCACGGGAGCTGCCCCGGTGATCGCCCGGATGGCACGGGAACGCAACATCCTGACTGTCGGCGTCGTCACCAAGCCGTTCAGCTTCGAAGGCAGCCGCCGCGCCAAATCAGCCGAGGCCGGGATCGAGGAGCTTCAGCAATACGTCGATACGCTGATTGTCATCCCCAACCAGAACCTGTTCCGCCTGGCCAATGAGCGCACCTCTTGGAAAGAAGCGTTCAAGATGGCCGACAATGTCCTTTATATGGGCGTGCGCGGCGTGACCGATCTGATGGTGGCACCGGGTCTGGTCAATCTGGACTTCGCCGATATCCGCACCGTCATGGCCGAAATGGGGAAGGCCATGATGGGCACAGGCGAGGCGGAAGGTGAAAACCGTGCCATCCGCGCCGCTGAACTGGCCATCAGCAATCCTCTGCTGGAAGATACGTCGATGAGCGGTGCGCGCGGCCTGCTGATCAACATCACCGGCGGCGAGGACATGACCCTGTTCGAAGTCGATCAGGCTGCCAACCGCATCCGCGAGGAAGTGGATGAGGAAGCCAATATCATCTTCGGCTCCGCCATTGACGAAAGCCTGAACGGCAAGGTGCGGGTTTCAGTCGTGGCCACCGGCATCGACAGCCCGGCCAACCATATGTCTTCCCTGTCTTCCGAACGTCCCCGTCTGGTGGCGGTCGGCGGTGGTGCGGCCATGCCGGTCGATGCCGTCTCGCCCGGTCCTTCCCTGTCGGCACAGTCTGCCGAGCAGGCTGAGGCAGCCGCCTTCGCCGCCTATCAGCCCGGCCATTATGCGCCGGCAGAAACGGCCCCTTTCCCTGCGCAGGGTGTTACACCGACTCAGCAGTATCAGGCTCCGCACGCTCCCTCCCCCACCGCTCCGGCCCGGGCGCCTTTCGTGCAGTCGCCGCCGCCTTCGGCCGGCCATGGGCATGGCTATGCCGGAACGGACACTGAAGCACCCCGTGCGCCGCTACCCGCCAGCGCACCGCGTGGCCTGTTCACGCAGGAGCCTGCCTATACGCCACAGCCTGCCCACCAGGCAGCACCGGCGCGCAGCAGCATCTTCAATGTGGTGACCGGCGCCATCCGTCGCAGCATGGGGGGGGGCAGCGCCCCCGCCCATGAAGCCCCGGTTACATCGCAGCCGCCCCGTACCGAACCCGTGTTGCATGATGCTCAGCATGCCGCCGACAATCATGCCTCGCCCGACCAGCAGGCCCGCCCCTCTGTTCGGCCAGCGGCAACCGAAGAAATAGGACTGGATATTCCGGCCTTCCTGCGTCGTCAGTCCTCCTGA
- the ftsA gene encoding cell division protein FtsA, with product MSNSARHLHQPSAGPETLPRNRHFRSGPFGVLDIGTTKIACVIGRAEADGTLRVLGFGWQKGRGVRGGGVTDLDEAERAIRAAVGQAEDMADTRLRSVTVNLSCGQPESRLFNVQWPVGGRPVNDADIRRVVQEGRSRAMTEGRETLHAIPLNFAVDEMGGVADPRGMHCDTLTARLHVIDATNTALRNLSACIGRCDLDIAELVSAPMAASMSTLVDDERELGATVIDMGGGTTGMAVFAEGQVLHTAQLPIGGVHVTNDIARLLSTTVAHAERLKTLYGSTQASPDDEREMLPVPLVGEDEEHITKVPRSTIVSIIKPRLEETFELVRERLESSGLGRASGARVVLTGGASQLSGVREMAAAILNKQVRQGRPHNLRGLPDNASGPAFATAAGLLAWAAGQGRSMHDLDLEAERPTGLVRRFVNFLKERV from the coding sequence GTGAGCAACAGCGCACGCCATCTGCACCAGCCCTCGGCTGGCCCTGAAACACTGCCACGGAATCGCCATTTCCGTAGCGGACCGTTTGGCGTGCTCGATATCGGAACCACCAAGATTGCCTGCGTGATCGGTCGTGCCGAGGCCGACGGCACCCTGCGTGTGCTGGGCTTCGGCTGGCAGAAAGGACGGGGCGTGCGCGGTGGCGGCGTGACCGATCTGGATGAAGCCGAACGCGCCATTCGCGCGGCGGTTGGTCAGGCCGAGGATATGGCCGATACAAGGCTGCGCAGTGTCACCGTTAACCTCTCCTGTGGTCAGCCGGAGAGCAGGCTGTTCAACGTACAGTGGCCCGTGGGCGGCAGACCGGTAAACGATGCCGATATTCGCCGCGTGGTGCAGGAAGGACGCTCCCGCGCCATGACGGAAGGACGGGAAACGCTCCATGCGATACCGCTCAATTTTGCAGTGGATGAGATGGGGGGGGTGGCCGATCCCAGAGGCATGCACTGCGATACACTGACCGCACGGCTGCATGTGATCGATGCCACCAACACCGCGCTGCGTAATCTCAGCGCCTGCATCGGGCGGTGCGATCTGGACATTGCCGAACTGGTGTCCGCACCGATGGCAGCGTCCATGTCAACCCTTGTGGATGATGAGCGTGAACTGGGGGCCACCGTCATCGATATGGGCGGCGGGACCACGGGAATGGCTGTTTTTGCAGAAGGACAGGTGCTGCATACCGCCCAGCTGCCGATTGGCGGCGTGCATGTCACCAACGACATTGCCCGACTGCTGTCCACCACGGTCGCGCATGCCGAGCGGCTGAAAACGCTGTACGGCAGCACGCAAGCATCCCCCGACGATGAGAGAGAAATGCTGCCGGTTCCTCTGGTCGGGGAAGACGAAGAACACATTACGAAGGTGCCGCGCAGCACCATCGTCTCCATTATCAAGCCCCGGCTCGAAGAAACGTTCGAGCTGGTGCGTGAAAGGCTGGAAAGCTCAGGCCTGGGTCGTGCCTCCGGTGCCCGTGTCGTGCTGACGGGCGGCGCAAGCCAGCTTTCCGGCGTTCGGGAAATGGCAGCCGCCATCCTGAACAAGCAAGTAAGGCAGGGCAGGCCACATAATCTGCGCGGCCTGCCCGATAATGCATCCGGCCCGGCCTTCGCCACCGCAGCCGGGCTGCTCGCCTGGGCCGCCGGGCAGGGTCGCAGCATGCATGATCTCGATCTTGAGGCGGAGCGCCCGACCGGCCTGGTGCGCCGCTTCGTCAATTTTCTGAAGGAGCGGGTCTGA
- a CDS encoding cell division protein FtsQ/DivIB: MSRVTQTRERRASSPKNRRMQDRPARMTILLRRQRRLLRPLGWGVLGISAVVGIGVLLHAAAPQPNINGNGASATLASLRKTLGDHTATLGMRIQDIVIEGRSNTPEPLLNAALGVRKGDPLLGFSVAEARQRIETLSWVENASVERRLPGTIVVKLTERRPFAIWQNQGKFVLIDRDGQIVADQDVATFRTLPLVVGAGAPAAATTLLDALKTEPEVKAHVIAAVRVNERRWNLRLQNGTDVLLPEDHPLEAIRRLAALHKEHELLDRPLQSVDLRLPDRMVLRPRSEAITEKPAIRTVRRQT, translated from the coding sequence ATGTCGCGCGTGACCCAGACGCGCGAACGGCGCGCATCCTCTCCCAAAAATCGACGCATGCAGGACCGGCCTGCGCGCATGACCATCCTGCTGCGGCGGCAACGCAGGCTGCTGCGCCCGCTGGGCTGGGGGGTGCTGGGAATCAGCGCCGTCGTGGGCATTGGCGTGCTGCTGCATGCCGCTGCACCGCAACCCAATATCAACGGGAACGGAGCCTCCGCCACACTGGCCAGCCTGCGCAAAACGCTGGGGGATCATACGGCCACCCTTGGCATGCGCATTCAGGACATCGTGATCGAAGGCCGTTCCAACACGCCGGAACCGCTGCTGAATGCGGCGCTTGGGGTGCGTAAAGGCGATCCGCTGCTTGGTTTCTCGGTGGCTGAAGCCCGGCAGCGCATCGAAACTCTGTCCTGGGTTGAAAATGCTTCGGTGGAGCGGCGACTGCCCGGTACCATCGTGGTCAAGCTGACCGAACGCCGTCCCTTCGCCATCTGGCAGAATCAGGGCAAGTTCGTGCTGATCGACCGTGACGGTCAGATCGTGGCCGATCAGGATGTCGCCACCTTCCGCACCCTGCCTCTGGTGGTCGGAGCGGGCGCCCCTGCCGCCGCCACCACGCTGCTGGATGCGCTGAAAACCGAGCCGGAGGTGAAAGCCCACGTCATCGCCGCCGTCCGGGTCAATGAGCGCCGCTGGAATCTCCGGCTTCAGAACGGAACCGACGTGCTGCTGCCGGAGGATCATCCGCTGGAGGCTATCAGACGTCTGGCGGCCCTTCATAAGGAGCATGAACTGCTCGACCGCCCCCTGCAATCGGTGGATCTTCGACTGCCTGACCGCATGGTGCTGCGTCCCCGTTCCGAGGCGATCACGGAAAAACCCGCAATCCGGACCGTGCGGAGGCAGACGTGA
- a CDS encoding D-alanine--D-alanine ligase, giving the protein MSVRRVAVLYGGISEERAVSLVSGQQVVAALREAGYEVTPVEVRTDLRDTIAALTPAPDVVFNALHGRFGEDGAIQGVLDWLGIPYTHSGVRASAIAMDKAAARTAFLAAGLPVAEGRLVTVEELAEQDPLPRPFVIKPANEGSAVGVHILHEGDNRRTEIAHRWSFGGQALVEEYIPGRELTVGVLNDRALTVTDIRPRSAFYDYESKYAEGGSRHILPAQMHPDAFQKALDVALAAHHALGCRGATRSDFRYDDTRGEPGRLVLLEVNTQPGLTPTSLLPEQAALMGMDFVSLCRWMVEEATCRA; this is encoded by the coding sequence ATGAGCGTCAGACGCGTTGCGGTTCTGTACGGTGGCATCTCCGAAGAACGGGCCGTCAGCCTCGTCTCCGGTCAACAGGTCGTCGCTGCCCTGCGGGAAGCGGGCTATGAGGTCACACCTGTCGAAGTCCGGACCGATCTGCGCGATACCATCGCCGCCCTGACCCCCGCGCCGGATGTGGTGTTCAATGCGCTCCATGGCCGTTTCGGCGAGGATGGCGCCATTCAGGGTGTGCTCGACTGGCTCGGTATTCCCTATACCCATTCCGGGGTTCGCGCTTCCGCCATTGCGATGGACAAGGCCGCCGCACGGACCGCCTTTCTGGCCGCCGGTCTACCGGTGGCCGAAGGCAGGCTGGTCACGGTCGAGGAACTGGCGGAACAGGATCCGCTTCCACGCCCGTTCGTGATCAAGCCGGCCAATGAAGGCTCGGCGGTGGGCGTCCATATCCTGCATGAAGGCGATAACCGGCGCACAGAAATTGCCCATCGCTGGAGCTTCGGCGGACAGGCTCTGGTCGAGGAATATATCCCCGGTCGGGAACTGACCGTGGGTGTGCTGAATGATCGCGCCCTGACGGTCACGGATATCAGGCCGCGCTCCGCTTTCTATGACTACGAATCCAAATATGCTGAAGGCGGCTCCCGCCATATCCTGCCCGCCCAGATGCACCCGGATGCATTCCAGAAGGCGCTGGATGTGGCTCTGGCGGCGCATCATGCGCTGGGATGCCGGGGCGCGACCCGTTCGGATTTCCGCTATGACGATACACGGGGCGAGCCGGGACGGCTGGTGCTGCTGGAGGTCAACACTCAGCCAGGTCTGACGCCGACCTCCCTGCTGCCGGAACAGGCAGCCCTGATGGGGATGGACTTCGTCTCCCTGTGCCGGTGGATGGTGGAGGAGGCAACATGTCGCGCGTGA